A portion of the Eretmochelys imbricata isolate rEreImb1 chromosome 27, rEreImb1.hap1, whole genome shotgun sequence genome contains these proteins:
- the RPRML gene encoding reprimo-like protein — MNGTFFNQTVMEQGVYSNRTQDLGTLMGCCNGTSSVVASDGGSSVLLPDERSLYITRVVQIAVLCILSLTVVFGIFFLGCNLLIKSESMINFLVKDRRPSKDVGAAIMGLY, encoded by the coding sequence ATGAATGGGACCTTTTTCAACCAGACTGTCATGGAGCAAGGAGTTTATTCCAACAGGACCCAGGACCTAGGCACTTTGATGGGTTGTTGCAATGGCACCAGCTCGGTGGTGGCCAGCGATGGTGGGTCCTCCGTCCTGCTGCCCGATGAGAGGAGCCTCTACATTACACGGGTGGTCCAGATTGCTGTGCTCTGCATCCTCTCCTTGACTGTGGTGTTCGGGATCTTCTTTTTGGGCTGCAACTTGCTCATCAAGTCGGAGAGCATGATTAACTTTTTGGTCAAGGACCGCAGACCGTCTAAGGACGTGGGAGCTGCCATCATGGGGCTGTACTGA